The following proteins are encoded in a genomic region of Aquifex aeolicus VF5:
- a CDS encoding CusA/CzcA family heavy metal efflux RND transporter — protein sequence MFRAVLKYRLLVLIALVGTVIYGVYSFKKLPIDAFPDPTPVQVNIYTEAPGLSAEEVETLITIPVESVMNGIKDVELVRSVSLPGLSYVSVYFKEGTDVYFARRLVMEKLPDAKERIPEGFNPVMGPNSTGLGNVLVYVLYDTSGKYTPQELKSIFQQWVARPLIMSAGGVEEIVQFGPELAYVIVPDFEKLIAYGITLEDLLNALERNNLLVGGGFYQSAEGDLVVRGLGRVYSKEDLLRIPVKVDEEKGVSVYLRDVAKVVEGEVPNRRGAFTMNGQEVQGNIVVKRIYENTKEVVDKVKEKLKEIQKILPEGVKIEHLYDQAYLTEKAVSTIQKALFSGMLLVAIVTAFLMGNFRTSLIVISSLPLTLLIAFIVMKETGMSGNLMTLGGLAIGIGMFVDSSVVVVENVYRHLTENKSATKFSIILDSLKEVWRPVLFAVLIIVIVFSPIFVFESVEGKFFKPLAMTLIIALLASLFVAFTFIPALSYYFLKPGKETYSKLMRAIHKVYEKVLDFTFKLRTLLYLGVFISFVFSLFLLTRIGTEFAPELEEGAVIVKAFLDPNVSLEEGKRVATAIEREAMKFPEVIRTFSTVGRAEKGEAADVNYIETWILLKPQSEWETFKTREEFNEILRKRLEWLPASLGFTQPIKMRIDELLSGVRADIAIKIFGQDPEVLNELADKVKEIAESVPGAVDVQKEIQAGRLQLRIYPKWEVLERYGITVEEVLDVVKYNLGGAPVGELQKDTLLFPIVMTLPEDFRGDVSKLAKIPLFERHGKILTFGDVADLKVEPGLFVIRRENNIRFALVMLNVEGRDTGSFVKELQSRIENEVKLPTGYFITYGGQFENQQRAMKKLSIAVPVSIFLIFVMLYLNFNSVRDALVVMLNVPFAVIGGIIALYISGFNLSVPSAIGFIAIFGVATLNGVVLVSYIRQLLQEELEIREAVKRAAILRIRPILITAITTLIGLIPLLVIRDIGSEVQRPLATVVVGGIFTSTLLTLIILPSVYELVYRKFPRA from the coding sequence ATGTTCAGAGCGGTTTTAAAGTACAGGCTTTTAGTTCTTATAGCCCTTGTAGGCACGGTTATATACGGTGTTTACAGTTTTAAAAAGCTCCCGATTGACGCTTTTCCGGATCCGACTCCCGTTCAGGTGAACATATACACGGAAGCTCCCGGACTTTCCGCGGAAGAAGTTGAAACGCTAATAACTATTCCCGTAGAGTCCGTGATGAACGGGATAAAAGACGTAGAACTTGTTAGGAGCGTCTCCCTTCCCGGACTCTCCTACGTTTCCGTTTACTTTAAAGAGGGAACGGACGTTTACTTTGCCAGAAGGCTCGTTATGGAAAAACTGCCCGACGCAAAGGAGAGAATTCCCGAAGGCTTTAACCCGGTCATGGGACCGAACTCAACGGGTCTCGGAAACGTTCTCGTGTACGTTCTGTACGACACGAGCGGTAAGTACACTCCTCAGGAATTAAAGTCCATATTCCAGCAGTGGGTAGCCCGTCCCCTGATAATGAGTGCTGGAGGAGTTGAAGAGATAGTGCAGTTCGGTCCAGAGCTCGCCTACGTGATAGTTCCGGACTTTGAAAAACTCATAGCTTACGGAATAACTCTGGAAGATCTTCTGAATGCCCTTGAGAGGAACAACCTGCTCGTGGGCGGTGGCTTTTACCAATCCGCGGAAGGAGACCTCGTGGTAAGGGGACTCGGAAGGGTTTACTCCAAGGAGGACCTATTAAGAATTCCCGTAAAGGTAGACGAAGAAAAAGGGGTGAGCGTTTACCTGAGGGACGTGGCAAAGGTGGTAGAGGGAGAAGTTCCCAATAGAAGAGGGGCTTTCACGATGAACGGACAAGAAGTCCAGGGGAACATAGTCGTCAAGAGGATATACGAAAACACCAAGGAGGTTGTGGACAAGGTAAAGGAAAAACTAAAAGAAATACAGAAAATACTCCCAGAAGGTGTAAAGATTGAACACCTCTACGACCAGGCTTACCTCACGGAAAAGGCAGTGTCCACGATACAGAAGGCACTCTTCAGCGGTATGCTCCTCGTTGCTATTGTCACTGCCTTTCTCATGGGCAACTTCAGAACCTCACTCATAGTCATTTCCTCCCTTCCCTTAACCCTGCTCATCGCCTTTATAGTTATGAAGGAAACGGGTATGAGCGGAAACTTAATGACTTTGGGAGGTTTGGCTATAGGTATTGGTATGTTCGTGGACTCCTCCGTCGTCGTTGTGGAAAACGTATACAGGCATCTCACGGAAAACAAAAGTGCCACTAAGTTTTCCATTATCCTTGACTCTTTAAAGGAAGTGTGGAGACCCGTTCTCTTTGCGGTCTTAATAATAGTCATAGTCTTTTCTCCTATATTCGTTTTTGAGTCGGTTGAAGGTAAGTTTTTCAAACCTCTGGCTATGACCCTCATAATAGCCCTGCTCGCCTCACTTTTCGTAGCCTTCACATTCATACCCGCTCTCAGCTACTACTTCCTGAAACCCGGAAAAGAGACGTACAGTAAGTTGATGAGGGCAATACACAAGGTTTACGAGAAGGTTCTCGATTTTACCTTCAAACTGCGCACACTCCTCTACTTGGGCGTATTCATCTCCTTTGTATTCAGTCTCTTTTTGCTCACGAGAATAGGAACGGAGTTCGCTCCTGAGCTTGAAGAGGGGGCGGTGATAGTGAAGGCTTTCCTGGACCCAAACGTTTCCCTGGAAGAGGGGAAAAGGGTTGCCACCGCGATAGAAAGGGAAGCTATGAAATTCCCGGAAGTTATAAGAACGTTCTCTACAGTCGGAAGGGCTGAAAAAGGTGAAGCCGCTGACGTGAATTACATAGAAACGTGGATACTCCTTAAACCTCAAAGTGAGTGGGAAACTTTCAAAACGAGAGAGGAGTTTAACGAAATCCTCAGGAAGAGGCTTGAGTGGCTTCCCGCTTCTTTAGGCTTTACGCAACCGATAAAAATGAGGATAGACGAACTCCTTTCGGGTGTAAGGGCGGATATAGCTATAAAGATATTCGGTCAGGACCCGGAAGTTCTGAACGAGCTCGCGGACAAGGTAAAGGAAATCGCTGAAAGCGTCCCCGGTGCGGTTGACGTCCAAAAAGAAATACAGGCCGGAAGGCTTCAACTCAGGATTTACCCTAAGTGGGAAGTTCTTGAAAGGTATGGAATTACCGTTGAAGAAGTTCTTGACGTAGTTAAGTACAACTTGGGCGGAGCACCCGTTGGAGAGCTTCAAAAGGATACCCTTCTCTTTCCGATAGTTATGACCCTTCCCGAAGACTTTAGAGGAGATGTAAGTAAACTTGCGAAAATTCCCCTCTTTGAAAGACACGGCAAAATCCTCACATTTGGAGACGTTGCAGATTTAAAGGTAGAGCCCGGACTTTTTGTAATAAGGAGGGAGAACAATATAAGGTTCGCTCTCGTAATGCTCAACGTAGAGGGCAGGGACACGGGAAGTTTCGTAAAGGAACTCCAGAGCAGGATAGAAAATGAAGTCAAACTACCTACGGGATACTTCATAACTTACGGCGGTCAGTTTGAAAACCAGCAGAGGGCTATGAAAAAACTCTCAATAGCTGTTCCCGTATCCATCTTCCTTATATTCGTAATGCTGTATCTCAACTTCAACTCTGTAAGAGACGCTCTCGTTGTTATGCTGAACGTGCCATTTGCGGTAATAGGGGGAATAATAGCACTCTACATCTCTGGATTTAACCTATCTGTTCCTTCCGCAATAGGATTTATAGCCATATTCGGTGTGGCGACTTTAAACGGTGTGGTTCTCGTGAGTTATATAAGACAACTGCTTCAGGAAGAACTCGAGATCAGAGAAGCGGTAAAAAGGGCTGCAATACTCCGTATAAGACCCATACTCATCACCGCCATAACTACATTGATAGGACTCATTCCTTTACTCGTTATAAGAGACATAGGTTCAGAAGTTCAAAGACCCTTGGCAACAGTAGTTGTGGGCGGGATATTCACATCTACTCTACTCACCCTTATAATTCTTCCTTCTGTTTACGAGCTCGTTTACAGGAAATTTCCGAGAGCATAG
- the czcB gene encoding CzcB/NccB family metal efflux transporter periplasmic adaptor subunit has protein sequence MKKILIYLITLLAFSFGGEEHGHEEEIHLTDKQIKLLGIKLYEVKREPVGKIVKMPAEVEENPLLNYVVYSPVEGIVRKLYKKEGDLVKKGEPLAEVYSPELANLIGEVRTAKVRMESARKLYERYKKLYEQKVIKYTLFYNAMVEYERAKGEYEALLSKLKSFGEVKGYNLVLRSPGKGYVVKQNVVLGESVGLDNFLFKIHSHEVVWVYGWADEKSAKDIKEGMKGTALSHEDRLPCRVDYIGHEVDRKTRRVKVRCVAQNKNHVLKPGMFVELLVKTQGEPAILIPKNAVQEIEGKKVVFVRTEEGFEARPVTILKELNGYYVVLEGLKEGERIAVTGTVFLKTKLVGVEEGGHAH, from the coding sequence ATGAAAAAAATTCTCATTTATTTAATAACTCTTTTAGCCTTTTCCTTTGGAGGTGAAGAGCATGGGCATGAAGAGGAAATACACCTTACAGATAAACAGATAAAACTGCTCGGGATAAAACTCTACGAAGTTAAAAGAGAACCTGTGGGAAAGATTGTAAAGATGCCCGCTGAAGTAGAAGAAAATCCCCTTCTCAATTACGTGGTTTACAGTCCCGTTGAGGGAATTGTGAGGAAGCTCTACAAGAAAGAGGGGGACCTCGTGAAAAAGGGAGAACCGCTTGCGGAAGTATACTCACCCGAGCTTGCGAACCTCATCGGGGAAGTTCGCACCGCAAAGGTAAGGATGGAAAGTGCGAGAAAGCTCTACGAGAGGTATAAAAAACTTTACGAACAAAAGGTCATAAAGTACACGCTCTTTTACAACGCCATGGTGGAGTATGAGAGGGCTAAGGGTGAGTATGAGGCACTCCTTTCTAAACTCAAGAGTTTTGGAGAAGTAAAGGGCTACAACTTAGTCCTTCGCTCTCCCGGTAAGGGTTACGTTGTAAAGCAGAACGTCGTCCTCGGAGAAAGCGTGGGGCTAGACAACTTCCTCTTTAAGATTCACTCCCACGAGGTGGTTTGGGTTTACGGCTGGGCGGATGAAAAATCCGCAAAAGACATAAAGGAAGGGATGAAAGGCACGGCTCTCTCTCACGAGGATAGACTTCCGTGTCGTGTGGACTACATCGGTCACGAGGTGGACAGAAAGACGAGAAGGGTAAAGGTAAGGTGTGTAGCTCAAAACAAAAACCATGTGCTAAAACCGGGGATGTTCGTGGAACTCCTCGTAAAAACACAAGGAGAACCTGCAATACTCATTCCCAAAAATGCAGTTCAGGAAATTGAAGGAAAGAAAGTAGTGTTCGTCAGAACCGAGGAGGGATTTGAAGCAAGACCAGTAACTATACTTAAAGAGCTCAACGGCTACTACGTCGTCCTTGAGGGATTAAAGGAAGGAGAGAGAATAGCGGTCACGGGAACGGTATTCCTCAAAACTAAGCTCGTAGGAGTTGAAGAAGGAGGACATGCTCACTAA
- a CDS encoding sulfur oxygenase reductase family protein encodes MLTDIKKGVAVAINKAKVNNTPRFQELMYQVGPKVCITTAMHEGFLGFHAFIQVGAHPLGGRFGAAKVINADSLEAIQREGLTAIKYNPLELWQYTVWEKWEDHEEMHYQQFDRIFELCVGCFTEVVEGPNEPIYVVREANMPPVIDFTDVPKVLGESMMQAMQGKGGIPKVRLLTQRIAVVGIHKVKEGMEEKFIEGAVETLELLNKYSAGMIGWMILEKIGESPYGTFQIKPPEFWEVVASRGAVPPKTRETIWGEYGKPEFQLEPAGHPKEFIVHMEWSRPESAMFGPALTAVNPKIKKVHDEKVMTTLAHIPPYYKVFMPLMEDLILFP; translated from the coding sequence ATGCTGACAGATATTAAAAAAGGCGTTGCTGTAGCTATTAACAAAGCCAAAGTAAATAACACGCCTCGTTTTCAAGAGCTAATGTACCAAGTGGGTCCTAAGGTCTGCATAACTACAGCTATGCACGAAGGATTTCTGGGTTTTCACGCGTTTATTCAGGTGGGTGCTCATCCGCTCGGTGGCAGGTTTGGAGCGGCTAAAGTTATAAATGCGGATAGTCTTGAAGCTATTCAAAGGGAAGGACTTACAGCTATAAAGTACAACCCATTAGAGCTATGGCAGTATACGGTGTGGGAAAAGTGGGAAGATCACGAAGAAATGCACTACCAGCAATTCGACAGGATTTTTGAACTTTGCGTGGGTTGTTTCACAGAAGTAGTTGAAGGACCGAACGAACCTATATACGTAGTTCGAGAAGCCAACATGCCCCCTGTCATAGACTTTACCGATGTTCCGAAAGTCTTGGGTGAATCTATGATGCAGGCTATGCAGGGTAAGGGAGGAATCCCGAAAGTTAGGCTCCTGACCCAGAGAATAGCAGTAGTAGGGATACACAAAGTTAAGGAAGGAATGGAGGAGAAGTTTATAGAGGGAGCTGTTGAAACACTGGAACTTCTCAACAAGTACTCTGCGGGAATGATAGGTTGGATGATTCTTGAAAAGATCGGGGAAAGCCCGTACGGAACGTTCCAGATAAAACCTCCTGAGTTCTGGGAAGTAGTGGCAAGCAGGGGAGCAGTGCCTCCTAAAACCAGAGAAACCATATGGGGAGAGTACGGAAAACCTGAATTTCAATTAGAGCCTGCAGGACATCCCAAGGAGTTTATAGTTCACATGGAGTGGTCGCGTCCTGAGTCTGCAATGTTCGGCCCAGCACTTACCGCAGTTAATCCCAAAATAAAGAAAGTTCACGATGAAAAAGTTATGACGACACTTGCCCACATACCGCCCTACTACAAAGTATTCATGCCACTCATGGAGGATCTGATTCTCTTTCCTTAA
- the gatB gene encoding Asp-tRNA(Asn)/Glu-tRNA(Gln) amidotransferase subunit GatB: MNEKYEAVIGLEIHVQMDTKTKMFCGCKVEFGAEPNTNVCPVCLGMPGALPIVNKRAVEYAIRASLALNCEVHEESVFARKHYFYPDLPKGYQISQYEKPLATNGWVELNLPNGEKKKVRIRRLHIEEDAGKNIHEGDKTLVDLNRAGTPLMEIVTEPDIRTPEEARLFLEKLRNIMRYAGVSKADMEKGQLRCDINVSIRPKGSKEFGTRVEIKNVNSFRFVQKALEYEIERQINVVEEGGEVVQETRTFDPQTGKTYPMRTKEEAEDYRYFPDPDLVPLKVKKEWIEEIKKNMPELPDQRFERLIKEYGLSEYEAGILVNHKEVGDFFEEAVRHFKEPKGIVNWLINDLLGLLRDKGISIEESPVKPEHLAELVKLIKEKVISTKIGKEVIKEMVETGKTPSQIVEEKGLKQITDENQIKELVKKIFEKHPKEVERLKQGEEKLIGFFVGQVMRETRGKANPQVVNKVIRELVKEV; encoded by the coding sequence ATGAACGAAAAGTACGAGGCTGTAATCGGTCTTGAAATACACGTGCAGATGGACACAAAGACTAAGATGTTCTGTGGTTGTAAAGTGGAATTCGGAGCGGAGCCAAACACAAACGTTTGCCCCGTATGCCTCGGAATGCCCGGAGCACTTCCCATTGTCAACAAAAGGGCGGTTGAGTACGCGATAAGGGCTTCTCTGGCACTGAACTGCGAGGTTCACGAAGAGTCCGTATTTGCGAGAAAACACTACTTTTACCCGGACCTCCCTAAGGGATACCAGATATCCCAGTACGAAAAGCCCCTCGCCACGAACGGATGGGTGGAGTTAAACCTTCCAAACGGTGAAAAGAAAAAGGTAAGGATAAGGAGACTCCACATAGAAGAGGACGCGGGCAAGAACATACACGAGGGTGATAAAACGCTCGTTGACCTAAACAGGGCTGGAACTCCCCTTATGGAAATAGTAACAGAGCCCGACATAAGAACACCCGAAGAGGCGAGACTCTTTTTAGAAAAACTCAGGAACATAATGAGGTACGCGGGTGTTTCTAAAGCGGATATGGAAAAGGGACAACTCAGGTGTGACATAAACGTTTCCATCAGACCGAAGGGCAGTAAAGAGTTCGGAACGAGGGTTGAGATAAAGAACGTAAACTCCTTCAGGTTCGTCCAGAAAGCCCTTGAGTACGAGATAGAAAGACAAATTAATGTGGTTGAGGAGGGCGGAGAAGTCGTCCAGGAAACGAGAACCTTTGACCCTCAAACGGGCAAAACCTACCCCATGAGGACAAAAGAAGAGGCGGAAGATTACAGGTACTTCCCGGACCCGGACCTCGTTCCCCTGAAGGTAAAAAAGGAGTGGATAGAAGAAATAAAGAAGAACATGCCCGAACTCCCGGACCAAAGGTTTGAAAGATTAATAAAAGAGTACGGACTTTCTGAATACGAGGCAGGAATACTCGTAAACCACAAGGAAGTGGGAGACTTCTTTGAAGAAGCGGTAAGACATTTCAAGGAACCCAAAGGGATAGTAAACTGGCTCATAAACGACCTTCTAGGACTCTTAAGGGATAAAGGCATCTCAATAGAAGAGAGTCCCGTAAAGCCCGAGCACTTAGCTGAACTCGTAAAACTCATAAAGGAAAAGGTTATATCCACGAAGATAGGAAAAGAAGTTATAAAGGAAATGGTTGAAACCGGAAAAACGCCTTCCCAGATAGTTGAAGAAAAGGGACTAAAGCAGATAACCGACGAAAACCAAATAAAGGAGCTCGTAAAGAAGATATTTGAAAAACACCCCAAGGAAGTGGAAAGATTAAAACAGGGTGAGGAAAAACTTATTGGCTTTTTCGTAGGACAGGTAATGAGGGAAACAAGAGGAAAGGCAAACCCCCAAGTCGTGAATAAAGTCATAAGGGAACTGGTAAAAGAAGTGTAA
- a CDS encoding KamA family radical SAM protein — protein MRRFFENVPENLWRSYEWQIQNRIKTLKEIKKYLKLLPEEEEGIKRTQGLYPFAITPYYLSLINPEDPKDPIRLQAIPRVVEVDEKVQSAGEPDALKEEGDIPGLTHRYPDRVLLNVTTFCAVYCRHCMRKRIFSQGERARTKEEIDTMIDYIKRHEEIRDVLISGGEPLSLSLEKLEYLLSRLREIKHVEIIRFGTRLPVLAPQRFFNDKLLDILEKYSPIWINTHFNHPNEITEYAEEAVDRLLRRGIPVNNQTVLLKGVNDDPEVMLKLFRKLLRIKVKPQYLFHCDPIKGAVHFRTTIDKGLEIMRYLRGRLSGFGIPTYAVDLPGGKGKVPLLPNYVKKRKGNKFWFESFTGEVVEYEVTEVWEP, from the coding sequence ATGCGTCGCTTTTTTGAGAATGTACCGGAAAACCTCTGGAGGAGCTACGAGTGGCAGATACAAAACAGGATAAAAACTCTTAAGGAGATAAAAAAGTACTTAAAACTCCTTCCCGAGGAGGAAGAAGGAATTAAAAGAACTCAAGGGCTTTATCCCTTTGCGATAACACCTTACTACCTCTCTTTAATAAATCCAGAGGACCCGAAGGATCCTATAAGACTTCAGGCAATCCCCCGCGTTGTAGAAGTTGATGAAAAGGTTCAGTCTGCGGGAGAACCAGACGCTCTGAAAGAAGAAGGAGATATTCCGGGTCTTACACACAGGTATCCCGACAGGGTTCTTTTAAACGTCACTACCTTTTGTGCGGTTTACTGCAGGCACTGTATGAGAAAGAGGATATTCTCTCAGGGTGAGAGGGCAAGGACTAAAGAGGAAATAGACACGATGATTGATTACATAAAGAGACACGAAGAGATAAGGGATGTCTTAATTTCAGGTGGTGAGCCACTTTCCCTTTCCTTGGAAAAACTTGAATACTTACTCTCAAGGTTAAGGGAAATAAAACACGTGGAAATTATACGCTTTGGGACGAGGCTTCCCGTTCTTGCACCCCAGAGGTTCTTTAACGATAAACTTCTGGACATACTGGAAAAATACTCCCCCATATGGATAAACACTCACTTCAACCATCCGAATGAGATAACCGAGTACGCGGAAGAAGCGGTGGACAGGCTCCTGAGAAGGGGCATTCCCGTGAACAACCAGACAGTCCTACTTAAAGGCGTAAACGACGACCCTGAAGTTATGCTAAAACTCTTTAGAAAACTTTTAAGGATAAAGGTAAAGCCCCAGTACCTCTTTCACTGCGACCCGATAAAGGGAGCGGTTCACTTTAGGACTACGATAGACAAAGGACTTGAAATAATGAGATATTTGAGGGGAAGGCTGAGCGGTTTCGGGATACCCACTTACGCGGTGGACCTCCCGGGAGGGAAAGGTAAGGTTCCTCTTCTTCCCAACTACGTAAAGAAAAGGAAAGGTAATAAGTTCTGGTTTGAAAGTTTCACGGGTGAGGTCGTAGAATACGAAGTAACGGAAGTATGGGAACCTTGA
- a CDS encoding TolC family protein: MFWVLLIVVSLSFGVSIEEAVRTAIKNNPEIKALEEEMKVFKGKAKSATAFPNPELRFESGFITNDEDGKPKGKALYLFEFNQPIPMWGIREKARSVVKKEEESFKYFTDAYKRRIIAQVYRSFYNSLFLKE, encoded by the coding sequence ATGTTTTGGGTTCTTTTAATTGTTGTGAGTTTGAGTTTTGGAGTGAGTATTGAGGAAGCGGTGAGAACTGCTATAAAAAACAATCCCGAAATTAAGGCACTTGAGGAAGAGATGAAAGTTTTCAAAGGAAAAGCAAAGAGTGCAACAGCCTTTCCGAACCCGGAACTGAGATTTGAGAGCGGTTTTATCACGAACGACGAAGACGGAAAGCCCAAAGGAAAGGCACTTTACCTCTTTGAGTTTAATCAACCTATCCCGATGTGGGGTATAAGGGAAAAGGCGAGAAGCGTAGTTAAAAAAGAAGAGGAGTCCTTCAAGTACTTCACAGATGCATATAAAAGACGGATAATCGCACAGGTTTACAGGAGCTTTTACAACTCACTTTTTCTAAAGGAGTGA
- a CDS encoding archaemetzincin family Zn-dependent metalloprotease has protein sequence MGYIYIVSFGDVEDRLLLADASNVKEIFDLEVRVSTVKADIEEAYNPQRNQYHAGTILSYLSRVVYPDMVRLVALVSFDLYEEGLNFVFGEAQYGGKYAVVSTYRLYHPDERVFFERVFKETNHELGHTFGLKHCPDPYCVMSFSNSIDEVDRKSRDFCPNCRRKLDYVLSYYR, from the coding sequence GTGGGCTATATTTACATCGTTTCTTTCGGAGACGTTGAAGACAGACTTTTGCTTGCGGATGCCTCCAATGTAAAGGAGATATTTGATCTGGAAGTAAGGGTTTCCACTGTAAAAGCGGACATTGAAGAAGCCTACAACCCCCAGAGAAACCAGTACCATGCAGGAACGATTCTGAGCTACCTCTCAAGGGTAGTTTACCCGGATATGGTGAGGCTCGTAGCTCTGGTAAGTTTCGACCTCTACGAGGAGGGACTTAACTTCGTCTTTGGAGAAGCCCAGTACGGGGGAAAGTACGCAGTTGTGAGCACTTACAGGCTTTATCATCCCGACGAGAGGGTATTCTTCGAAAGGGTTTTTAAAGAGACGAACCACGAACTCGGGCACACTTTCGGACTCAAACACTGCCCCGACCCCTACTGCGTTATGAGTTTTTCCAATTCAATAGATGAGGTTGACAGGAAATCACGTGATTTTTGTCCTAACTGCAGGAGAAAACTGGACTACGTTTTATCCTATTACCGATGA
- a CDS encoding peroxiredoxin, translated as MKEFLIKILVLLGLAQPGNAIQEGQPAYLFSLNNHEDKVVNLSDYKGKWVVLYFYPKADTPGCTTQAKEYTKLMPEFEKLNVKVFGISTDSVEKIRRFREKYGLTVEFLSDPEGIVAKAYGVTLIAGLCSRDTVIINQNLIVEKIYRGVSPSADPHKVLEYIKQRAS; from the coding sequence ATGAAAGAATTCTTGATAAAGATACTTGTACTGCTCGGGCTTGCCCAACCGGGCAACGCTATACAGGAAGGTCAACCTGCTTACCTTTTTAGTTTGAATAATCACGAAGACAAAGTTGTAAACCTTTCCGACTACAAGGGCAAGTGGGTTGTGCTCTACTTTTATCCTAAGGCGGACACACCCGGTTGTACTACTCAGGCAAAGGAGTACACAAAACTGATGCCAGAATTCGAAAAACTGAACGTTAAGGTGTTTGGAATAAGCACTGATAGTGTAGAAAAGATAAGACGCTTTCGGGAAAAGTACGGGCTTACCGTGGAATTCCTTTCCGATCCGGAGGGTATAGTTGCAAAGGCTTACGGAGTTACACTCATAGCAGGTCTTTGTTCAAGGGATACCGTAATAATAAATCAGAATCTTATAGTGGAAAAGATCTACAGAGGAGTAAGTCCTTCTGCGGATCCCCATAAGGTTCTTGAGTACATAAAACAAAGAGCTTCATGA
- a CDS encoding TolC family protein, giving the protein MTNIWKKNYETAKEVEEFVKKAYELGDVTELELLRAKRERSIAEVKLKVSRSKYEASLKELSRLLAKEVRDVEGELSAGVAMKEVNIDTLPVVLSIKKKIEAIDRQIQLEKALAKPKLATGFVVEESEEGYYGLRGSLTLELPLFYRREGEILQNIAMKKALKRRLEAELLKVKSRLESVKIRLETLQKELEKLEREVIPRAREELALAIKSYKLKAITLLELSDVRRKYYELLINRAELLLDIHRTYSEFIEIGGWRR; this is encoded by the coding sequence GTGACCAATATATGGAAGAAAAACTACGAAACCGCAAAGGAAGTAGAGGAATTCGTAAAAAAAGCCTACGAACTGGGTGACGTGACCGAACTGGAACTCCTAAGGGCAAAGAGGGAAAGAAGCATAGCGGAGGTAAAGCTAAAGGTAAGCCGTTCCAAGTACGAGGCGAGCCTAAAAGAGCTTTCCAGACTTCTAGCAAAGGAAGTGAGGGACGTTGAAGGAGAACTTTCCGCAGGAGTAGCCATGAAGGAAGTGAATATAGACACGCTTCCCGTAGTTCTATCTATAAAGAAGAAAATAGAGGCTATAGACAGGCAGATTCAGCTGGAAAAGGCACTCGCAAAACCAAAGCTTGCAACTGGCTTTGTTGTAGAGGAGTCAGAAGAGGGATATTACGGTCTCAGGGGTTCCCTTACCTTGGAACTCCCCCTCTTTTACCGCAGGGAAGGAGAAATACTTCAAAACATCGCCATGAAGAAAGCCCTAAAGAGGAGACTTGAGGCGGAACTCCTGAAGGTAAAAAGCAGACTTGAATCCGTGAAGATAAGGCTTGAAACACTTCAGAAAGAACTTGAAAAGCTTGAAAGGGAAGTCATTCCGAGAGCAAGGGAAGAGCTTGCCCTTGCCATAAAGAGTTACAAGCTAAAGGCTATAACTCTGCTGGAACTTTCCGACGTGAGGAGAAAATATTACGAGCTCTTAATAAACAGGGCTGAATTGCTCTTAGATATCCACAGGACCTACTCTGAGTTCATAGAAATAGGAGGTTGGAGGAGATGA